The Quercus lobata isolate SW786 chromosome 4, ValleyOak3.0 Primary Assembly, whole genome shotgun sequence genome segment GGAATTCTAGCGTGtctttttaatttggttttctGCTGCAAGTTCCTCTAATATATTTGTCCTATcataatttgttacttttaagCACTTCTTCATTATCTTCTGCCCCCggttatttttcttcattttatggAAGAGAAATATGCCTCCTTTTTGAAGTGTTATCAAAGACTTATTTCTTatgggaaagaaaaaggaaaaaaaaaaaaaaaaacgtagtaAACACTCATCACATCCCACTCCATGCACCTTAAAACCCCTAATGATACCAGCCCCCTCCATTCACCTAAGCATTCTAGTAAATACTTCCTCCCCTTGTCTTAAGTGTTCTAGTAAACACTTCCATCATCAAGAGAAATGGCATAGAAGATAAGGATCCCCTAGTCTTTTGTTTTCTGTTGTTATAGGTTATAGTTCATTTAGTTCAGTTCAAAATCTGTCTCTTtctatttaaatttcaatttgaaagtGACCGTGAGACTTGTGTGTTTGGCTGGTTTTCCTCATTtacttttaattgttttttcctAAAGTTTCTTTTGGCATAGCAATTCTGTTGCAACATCCTCAAATAGTAATAGATATGGAGTTCCATGTACCAAATATGCATTAGTATGCAGGACGAGTACTTGTTTTAGCAGAAGTACCTTAGTTTTCTTAATATTATTTGGAATTCTAGCTtgtctttttaatttgtttctgCTGCAAGCTCCTCTAATATATTCGTCCTATCATAACTTGTTACTTTTAAGcacttcttcattttcttctcccCCGgtcatttttcttcattttatggAAGAGAAATGTGCCTCCTTTTTAAAGTGTTGTTAGAGACTGATTtcttctggaaaaaaaaaaaaagaaaaaagaaaaaaacatagtAAACATTCTATCACCTCCCACTCCATGCACCTTGAATCCCCTAATAATACCAGCCCCCTCCATTTGCCTAAGCATTCTAGTAAATGCTTCCATCATCAAGAGAAATAGCATAGAAGATAAAGGATCCCCTTGTCTTTCATTTCTCTTGTTATAGGCTATAGTTCATTTAGTTCAGTTCAAAATCTGActctttcaatttaaatttcaatttgaaagtGACCTTGAGACTTGTGTGTTTGGCTGGTTTTCCTCATTTACTTTTAATTGCTTTTCCTAAAGTCTCTTTTGGTGTAGCAATTCCTGTTGCAACATCCTCAGATGCTAATAGACTAATATGGAGTTCCCTGTACCAAAATATGCAACAGTTTGCAGGACAAGTACTTGTTTTAGCAGAACTTGTATCATAGTTTTCTTACATGTGGCATGGTTCGATACATCATCTGCCAATCTCTGTGTCATAATGACCTTATGAAATCCATATTCAACCATCGAAGTTTGTTTGCCAAATTTATGCCGATAATTGGATGTGGAAACAAATCATCACTATGAAGAACATGGATGCCTAGTCTACATTATGTAGTTTCCTTCCCTCGATCAGTTTTTGTAGCATTGACATTTGTGTTCTTTCAAGTAATATGTTCGCAGGTTCAACCCTAAAATTTACtatagccaaaaaataaaaaaagtaatatgtTCTACATGAGTGCAATGGCAAAGAACTGATCACTAGTGAATGGGTGCTGCAATtgcatttttttgtgtttaaataCAACTTTGTGTTGACTTAATCTCATTAGTCATTTCTCATTTACCTTATTGAATGTTGTCTGCAGGGGGTGTGACTTCCGGATGGTTTTGTCTTGAATCATCAGTCCTTACTCTTGCAATAAGTGCTGCAGCATTTTCATTCTATAGAGATCGCACTGCACAAAAAGCTAGGAGGATGTTTCATGCTAGCCTTCTATATCTTCCTGTATTCATGACTGGGCTTCTAGTTCACCGTCTCCCTGATAATGAACAATGTATCAAAGAAGACAATTCAGCTGAGATTTTATCTTTCTTGGAAACTAAAGATGAAGAAAGTGAAAACCTTAATGAGAATGAGGTGATGCGGTCTAGAGTCAGGAAACAAGCACGCCCACCTGTAGCGTATGCCTCTGTTGCACCATTTCCATTTCTGCCAGCACCATACACGGTTCCTTGATGTATTTTGCTTCtagatttttttggttacaaTCTGTTATAAAAAGGTGGAAATGTTCCCTTGTAAAAATCAATCTGACCAAAtttttgtggggtttttttgggtcaaactcTATGGCAATTTATGAAGTTGAGATTTGTTATATAGCTTTTAATGTTATGCTCTTCAACATTGACATTTGAGCAAcgaatttttatttgaaataaactgTGAAAACAAAGCAATTGATCTTGATTTGGGTAGAACAATCGTGAGGCTTttatctattattttttctcctaAGATGGAGAGTGCAAACTTTGATTGAGAACGATTAGGATATTGGTGTAACACCTATTGTTATTCATATTCTAAAGCCAAAATTTGATCCACTGTTTTACATGCACTGAAACATTATATTGACCAGCACTAAATAACAATGATgcaaatctcaaattataacaagtaaatatgatatttgagggaaaattttttttttggggtaagaTATTTGTGGGAATTTAGCATTCAATGTGTTGTGTaattaaaatctcaaaattataagattctcaaaaaaaaaatctcaaaattatAAAGAATCTTGTTAGAATTCCTCTAATCTTTTACCCTCCAAACTCCTTCAATTGTAATggtatatattttgattttcaagcaagatttttttaaaaaaaaaaattataccagaaaaagaaaatgatatgattttttttttggataaagtgcagcaactaaaattttattgttaaattccATTAACCTACTCTAAGATTTGCACTAATACCAAACAAGTTCAAGACATTTCAAAACCGATCAATTTAGCTCCTAAGGGAGAAGAGGAAAAAGACTAAAAAACCTAACCGTGTTTATTgtttaggaactaaattgacCGGTTTTAAAATGCTTGAAAATTCCATTAACCTATCCTAAGATTTGCCTTAATGCCAAACAAGTTTAAGACATTTTAAAATTGACCAATTTGGTTTCTAAGAGAAGAGAAATCTACACACacatattataataataatagtcgGTGAAGTTaagagaaacttaaattaaaatttcgaattagaattctaattttgtgccatgtgtcttaaattatttattcttaaaaagttttattttttaattttaaaatcaaatgttggaccacattataaatattcatccaaataagttattaagttaaaaaatcaaatagtctaaaattaataaatcgttaaaaaaaaagtgcttcacaataaaaaaaaatagacaatttacattttatacataaatattCTAACAAAAGTTGttaaagagttaataaaatataaaaatgagtattaatagtatttaaatattatatatatataaattatattatgcatcttattgtatatttttaagtgtatttaTCACCACACATCTTTGATGCGAtgataattttacaaatataaatatttgtgaGGTATGTAAGGGTCGGATTCAATTCTCCAAGCTAGTAAGAGGAACGAGTAAGCCAAAACAATGCTCACTGTTCAGGGATCAGATTGGTAGTTTCGAAATTTTTTGGACCCGGTTGTCGTTAATCCCAGTTAAAAAGGTTATTCAAGTTTCAACAGTAACACCATCCAAAACAGCCcagcaaataaaataaaactaaaacatcCTGTGTTAGAAAGAAAGCtctagagagggagagagagaaatggcgGTGAGACAGAGAGCCATGGGAACTCTGCCGAACCTGATTCGAAGCCTCCGAAAGGAATCTCTTCTAAACCCAAAACCCACGAACCCATCTGTACTACCATCTCTTCGACGCGCTTTCTCGCTCTACGATCAGGTCAACCTGATCAACGATGTCCCCGAAGACCAGCTTCGCTTTAAAGGCTATTCTGATACTGGGTTCAACGTCAATGGCGTCGACTATGAGGGCAGCTTGCTCTGCGTTGGGAATTTCCTCATGTCTTGGGCCCCCACCAAGTTTTCAGACATCACTCCTGAAAGGTGTGTCCAACCccatctttgaatttttttgacaatttcaGTGTATCACCAAATTGAATCAAAGTTTTCAATTCCATTTTGATTTGGGTTctagttatttttttcaatcatggtttatttatttattgaattcaAAGTAGttgcttttgtttgattttgtcaaTGAACAAAACATATCATTTCCATGAGAGAATGAGGTAGAAGATAGGAATATAAATTAGTAACGATAAGAAATGTAGatgtaaattcaaagacaaggTTGCATATGAAGCATAATTGAGGAACATATAATGTAGCCCATCTAAGGAATACGAGTAGAAATACGTGTAGCAACCAAAACATACGGGAATTTGATTCGGTGTAGTGATTGGGACGGAATATTTCAGCTTTTCTAgctggaatggaatggaaatgatTGACAACTATGATTTGGATTGTGTATACGATCTGTGTAAGCTTGTTAAGACTTTGTTTGTTTACTTTGCAATTTTGGTTAgaataacaataaaatactaGAATGCACTTTTTTGGGTCTTTggaaaaacttttgattttattgaataagtagGAAAGGATCTTCTTGTGTAACTTTCACAACCTGTGTCATGCTTGGATTGCTAATTTGTAACAATTATAGCTAATTTTGTTACCATTATGGTTTCTAATCTGAGTTCTTTGTCATTGCATCAGCCAATGTCTAATACACTAAATTGGTAGAATTGCCATAACCGTGCATTGACTTTTCTAATTCTCCAATCTCTACTTTTGAATGATTTATTGCCTTGTACAATGCAAGTAGTTGGTTCATATGTTTGAAAATGTTGTTGTATCCACATATTTAGTTACTGCTTTGTTCCTATGATATTCCCAATTTCCATAAATTTTCTAGGAGTTTGAAGTTCCCTAGTGCAAATATTCTTTTAGTTGGAACAAGAGTCTATGAAGTTTATCATGCACCTTTATCTGACAATGATAGCTTTATGTTATGATGCAGCTTATCTATCTTCCAAACCTTGCGGCCTATTCCAGGTGAGAATTCAAATTGTGGGACAATCCTGTCTGGTTGGCCCCTTGTTCTTACTTATCACATGGAACTTGTGCGGTATGAATGACTGCTTCATACAGGTGATTTTGATTACATATaacattcaaaataaattttaagggcTAGTCTTCCCCTTTATTAAGCTATACTTCATATTTCAAAATGTGACCCAGATGTTATGTGAATCA includes the following:
- the LOC115983271 gene encoding NADH dehydrogenase [ubiquinone] 1 alpha subcomplex assembly factor 3 yields the protein MAVRQRAMGTLPNLIRSLRKESLLNPKPTNPSVLPSLRRAFSLYDQVNLINDVPEDQLRFKGYSDTGFNVNGVDYEGSLLCVGNFLMSWAPTKFSDITPESLSIFQTLRPIPEILILGCGRNIEIVNPELRRFIRSTGMKLEALDSRNASTTYNILNEEGRIVAAALLPYGVSS